From Flaviflexus ciconiae:
CTTTCAGCGTAGCCGTAGATCGGTCCGGCGAACACGGCAATGGCCAGGGACATGATGACCAGGGAAGCGGCCGCACCGTACATGCCTGCCGGGATCTTCTTGTGTTCCAGCTCCTCTTCCGGCTCCTGCCAGAAGGCCAGGTTCCAGGCTCTGAGGATCGCGTAGAGCGTGAGGAGAGACGTGACGAGACCGGCTCCGATAAGCCACCAGTCGATCGTCTCCCCCGACTGGGCCGACGCTGAAATGAGCCCGACCTTGCCCAGGAAGCCCGTCATCGGTGGAATACCGGCCAGGGCCAATCCGGGTATGAGATAAAGCGCGGCGATCACGGGAGCAGATTTCGCGAGCGAACCGAGCTTCTGCAGGGACGTTGTCCCGCCGTGTCGTTCAATCAAGCCAGCCACAAGGAACAGAGCTGTCTGGACAGTAATGTGGTGGACGACGTAGTAGATCGTTGCCGAAAGACCGGCCTCGGTCGAGATCGAGATACCCCAGATCATGTAGCCAATGTGGGAGACCAGCGTAAACGAAAGCATACGTTTAATGTCTCGCTGGGTCACCGCACCCATGATGCCGATAACCATCGTGAGGATTGCAAGGGCCGCAAGTATCCCGTCCAGCCTGCCCTGCGGGAAGAGCAGCACCTGGGTGCGGATAATCGCATAGACGCCGACCTTTGTCAGCAGGCCCGCGAAGACCGCGGTGACGGGAGCGGGAGCAATCGGGTAGGAGTCCGGCAACCAGGCCGACAGCGGGAAGATAGCCGCCTTAATACCGAAGGCCACAAGAAGCATGGCCTGCAGGGCAAGGCTCACCCCCGGGTCGATTTCCTGGAGGCGGATCGCGAGCTGAGCAAAGTTCAGCGTTCCCGTTGCCGCATAGGTCATGAAAATGCCAACGAGGAAGATGATCGACGACAGCATCGACACGACAACGTACACGGTTCCCGACCGGATTCGTGCCCTCGTGCCACCCATCGTGATCAGCACAAAGGAGGCCGCGAGGAGGATCTCGAAGCCAACGAACAGATTGAAGAGGTCACCCGTCAAGAAGGCGTTTGAAACGCCCGCGGACAGAATCAAGTAGGCCGGGTGATAGACCGCGGTTGGGGCTGCTTCTTCGCCGTCCTCAACACCCTGTGCAAGGGAGTAGATCAGGACCGCAAGAGTAACCGCGATCGACACGAGCAACATCAGTGTCGACAAACGGTCAGCGACAAGCGTAATGCCAACGGGGGCTGCCCATTCACCAACATCAAAGACGAGCGGGCCGTCGTTAACGGCGATGACAAGGGCGAACGCAACGGCCAGCGAGATCGTCAGAATCGAAACCGAAATGAGCCACTGGACGCGACGGAAGTTCGAGAAGGCAA
This genomic window contains:
- a CDS encoding Na+/H+ antiporter subunit D codes for the protein MNWLVAIPVVLPLLGAGITLAFSNFRRVQWLISVSILTISLAVAFALVIAVNDGPLVFDVGEWAAPVGITLVADRLSTLMLLVSIAVTLAVLIYSLAQGVEDGEEAAPTAVYHPAYLILSAGVSNAFLTGDLFNLFVGFEILLAASFVLITMGGTRARIRSGTVYVVVSMLSSIIFLVGIFMTYAATGTLNFAQLAIRLQEIDPGVSLALQAMLLVAFGIKAAIFPLSAWLPDSYPIAPAPVTAVFAGLLTKVGVYAIIRTQVLLFPQGRLDGILAALAILTMVIGIMGAVTQRDIKRMLSFTLVSHIGYMIWGISISTEAGLSATIYYVVHHITVQTALFLVAGLIERHGGTTSLQKLGSLAKSAPVIAALYLIPGLALAGIPPMTGFLGKVGLISASAQSGETIDWWLIGAGLVTSLLTLYAILRAWNLAFWQEPEEELEHKKIPAGMYGAAASLVIMSLAIAVFAGPIYGYAERAATDLERRGPYIVAVLPDGSRGTGTSEDETDEESADDLEEQSISPDEKEGQ